A stretch of Rhizobium glycinendophyticum DNA encodes these proteins:
- a CDS encoding copper chaperone PCu(A)C, whose amino-acid sequence MNTRLIVATSLVALGSTSSALAHATFANGPVAIGSYVAATLQVPHGCDGKATNEVRIKLPEGFIAAKPMVKSGWDIEVIQGDYQKSYDNHGKDVKSGPVEIRFKNGNLPDEFYDTFTVYGKVAAGDPATGLAFPTEQLCGTDGKVSWEEIPAAGQNPHDLKEPAPVLQLVQAAADAHAGHGGHGDQAAAGHAGHAGHDAHAGHGDHMAAMDPGGFEAVTVGDLELTAGFIKAMLPGQPVGGGFVTITNKGSADDRLVSATSDRAGEVQLHEMIMQGDVMKMRQLPDGVPVPAGQTVELTPGGLHMMFFKVARPFQEGQTVKVTLTFEKAGNVDVVLPVGPAKAK is encoded by the coding sequence ATGAACACCCGATTGATTGTTGCCACCAGCCTCGTCGCCCTTGGCTCGACCAGCTCCGCCCTTGCTCATGCCACCTTTGCCAACGGACCGGTGGCGATCGGCTCTTATGTTGCCGCCACCCTGCAGGTCCCGCATGGCTGCGACGGCAAGGCGACCAACGAAGTCCGCATCAAGCTGCCCGAAGGCTTCATAGCCGCTAAGCCCATGGTCAAGTCTGGCTGGGATATCGAGGTCATCCAGGGGGACTACCAGAAGAGCTATGACAATCACGGCAAGGACGTGAAGTCTGGCCCGGTTGAAATCCGCTTCAAGAATGGCAACCTGCCGGATGAGTTTTACGATACCTTCACCGTCTACGGAAAGGTAGCCGCCGGTGATCCGGCGACGGGCCTTGCATTCCCGACCGAGCAGCTCTGCGGTACCGACGGCAAGGTCTCGTGGGAAGAGATTCCGGCTGCTGGACAGAACCCCCATGACCTGAAAGAGCCTGCACCTGTGCTGCAACTGGTGCAAGCAGCAGCCGATGCCCATGCCGGGCATGGGGGGCATGGGGATCAGGCGGCCGCCGGGCATGCTGGCCATGCCGGACACGACGCCCATGCCGGGCATGGTGATCATATGGCAGCCATGGATCCGGGCGGCTTCGAAGCCGTGACCGTGGGCGATCTCGAACTGACTGCGGGCTTTATCAAGGCTATGCTGCCGGGGCAGCCGGTCGGTGGAGGCTTCGTCACCATCACAAACAAGGGCAGCGCAGACGACAGGCTCGTTTCCGCGACGTCGGACCGCGCTGGCGAAGTGCAATTGCATGAGATGATCATGCAGGGCGACGTCATGAAGATGCGCCAGCTGCCGGACGGCGTTCCCGTTCCGGCCGGTCAGACCGTTGAGCTCACGCCCGGCGGCCTGCACATGATGTTCTTCAAGGTCGCGCGCCCCTTCCAGGAAGGTCAGACGGTAAAGGTCACCCTGACCTTCGAGAAGGCCGGTAATGTCGACGTGGTGTTGCCGGTCGGTCCGGCCAAGGCCAAGTGA
- the gcvH gene encoding glycine cleavage system protein GcvH: MLKFTPEHEWLKIEGDIATVGITTHAAGQLGDLVFVELPDEGTSFKKDAGAATVESVKAASDVYCPLDGEVVEINQAIVDDPSLVNSDPEGAAWFFKLKLANPADADALLDEAAYKELIA, from the coding sequence ATGCTGAAATTCACCCCCGAACACGAATGGCTGAAGATCGAAGGCGATATCGCCACCGTCGGCATTACCACCCATGCCGCCGGCCAGCTCGGCGATCTCGTCTTCGTCGAACTGCCGGATGAAGGCACCAGCTTCAAGAAGGACGCAGGTGCCGCGACGGTTGAAAGCGTCAAGGCAGCGTCTGACGTCTACTGCCCGCTCGATGGCGAAGTGGTCGAGATCAACCAGGCGATCGTGGACGACCCGTCGCTGGTCAATTCCGATCCGGAAGGTGCCGCCTGGTTCTTCAAGCTGAAGCTCGCCAATCCCGCTGACGCCGACGCCCTGCTCGACGAGGCCGCCTACAAGGAGCTGATCGCCTGA
- a CDS encoding flavodoxin domain-containing protein, with protein sequence MIILVGYATVEGQSRSIAEKIAADIEAAGDRAMLYDIGLGGEYAIGHPEAAILCAPIHAARYPASFVAFVRQEASWLNSVPSAFVSVTLLIRSELEEEREEARHFPDGLLSETGWVPGLVHHAAGALRYSDYDFFKRWMMKRLAGQENAPTDVSRNHEFTDWEALAAFVEDFRIAAKA encoded by the coding sequence ATGATCATTCTTGTCGGATATGCGACCGTAGAAGGCCAGTCGCGCAGCATCGCCGAAAAGATTGCGGCGGACATAGAGGCGGCCGGAGACAGGGCCATGCTGTACGATATCGGCCTTGGCGGCGAATATGCCATCGGCCATCCCGAAGCTGCGATCCTCTGCGCGCCGATCCATGCGGCACGATATCCCGCCTCCTTCGTCGCTTTCGTTCGTCAGGAGGCATCGTGGCTGAACAGCGTGCCGTCTGCCTTCGTCTCTGTCACGCTGCTGATCCGCAGTGAACTGGAGGAGGAGCGTGAAGAGGCACGGCACTTCCCTGACGGCCTGCTGTCCGAGACCGGCTGGGTACCCGGTCTGGTGCACCACGCAGCCGGCGCGTTGCGCTACAGCGATTATGATTTCTTCAAGCGCTGGATGATGAAACGACTGGCCGGTCAGGAGAACGCGCCAACCGACGTCAGCCGTAACCACGAATTCACCGACTGGGAGGCACTCGCCGCTTTCGTTGAGGACTTTCGTATAGCAGCAAAGGCCTGA
- the cobU gene encoding bifunctional adenosylcobinamide kinase/adenosylcobinamide-phosphate guanylyltransferase, producing the protein MTASRPRSILVLGGARSGKSRFAEGLARDTSLDRFYLATGHAWDDEMRARIATHRTDRADDGWTTHEEPLDLVGALKMLDQPDRVILVDCLTLWLTNLMMEEGRHVDADGAALAAALADFQATVIFVSNEVGLGIVPENKIARAFRDHAGRLHQAIAAQAAEVYFVAAGLPLKMKG; encoded by the coding sequence ATGACCGCATCTCGTCCCCGATCCATTCTCGTTCTCGGCGGCGCACGCTCGGGCAAGTCCCGCTTCGCCGAAGGATTGGCGCGCGACACCAGTCTCGACAGGTTTTACCTGGCGACTGGCCATGCCTGGGACGACGAGATGCGCGCCCGAATCGCCACCCACAGGACTGACCGCGCCGATGACGGCTGGACGACCCATGAGGAGCCGCTCGATCTCGTGGGCGCCTTGAAGATGCTCGACCAGCCCGATCGCGTCATCCTTGTCGATTGCCTGACGCTCTGGCTCACCAATCTGATGATGGAGGAGGGCCGTCACGTCGATGCAGACGGTGCAGCCTTGGCGGCCGCGCTAGCAGACTTCCAGGCCACCGTCATCTTCGTCTCCAATGAAGTCGGCCTCGGCATCGTGCCCGAAAACAAGATCGCCCGCGCCTTTCGCGACCATGCCGGCCGTCTCCACCAAGCCATCGCCGCTCAAGCGGCTGAAGTCTATTTCGTTGCGGCCGGATTGCCGCTGAAAATGAAGGGTTGA
- a CDS encoding ATP12 family chaperone protein, with protein sequence MRDELDKDIFGTFIPEHSHEDPVRRAQIQMKRPLPKRFYQEAAIAEAQEGFSILLDGKAVKTPAKNTLTLPTREAAELVVAEWAAQGEHINPATMPITKLANTAIDAVANSLDEVFDEIVRFAGTDLLCYRADAPKELIERQARNWDPVLTWVATAHQARFILVEGVMHQEQPVAAIAAYAKALEAYRDAFRISCLNVVTTLTGSAVLALAFAEGAFDLDTVWSLAHVDEDWTSEHWGSDEEAEARREARYAEFAAAAALFAALDSAS encoded by the coding sequence ATGCGCGACGAGCTCGACAAGGACATCTTCGGCACTTTCATCCCCGAGCACAGCCACGAGGACCCGGTGCGCCGCGCCCAGATCCAGATGAAGCGCCCGCTGCCGAAGCGCTTCTATCAGGAGGCCGCGATTGCGGAAGCGCAGGAGGGTTTCTCAATCCTGCTCGACGGAAAGGCCGTGAAGACGCCGGCCAAGAACACCTTGACCCTGCCGACGCGCGAGGCCGCAGAATTGGTGGTGGCCGAATGGGCAGCGCAGGGCGAACACATCAATCCGGCAACCATGCCGATCACCAAGCTTGCCAACACGGCAATCGACGCTGTGGCCAACAGCCTCGACGAGGTGTTTGACGAGATCGTGCGTTTTGCGGGCACCGACCTTCTATGCTACCGGGCCGATGCGCCAAAGGAACTGATCGAGCGTCAGGCGAGAAACTGGGATCCGGTGCTGACTTGGGTGGCGACGGCGCATCAGGCGCGCTTCATCCTCGTCGAAGGCGTGATGCATCAGGAACAGCCAGTGGCCGCAATTGCAGCATATGCAAAGGCACTCGAAGCCTATCGTGACGCATTTCGGATCTCCTGTCTTAACGTCGTCACCACGCTGACCGGTTCGGCCGTACTCGCGCTCGCCTTCGCCGAGGGCGCCTTCGATCTCGACACGGTGTGGTCGCTCGCCCATGTCGACGAAGACTGGACCAGCGAACACTGGGGCAGCGACGAAGAGGCCGAAGCGCGCCGCGAGGCCCGTTACGCCGAATTCGCCGCAGCCGCCGCTCTGTTCGCCGCCCTCGACTCGGCAAGTTAA
- the cobW gene encoding cobalamin biosynthesis protein CobW: MLQQKIPATVITGFLGAGKTTIIRNMLTNAGGKKIALIINEFGDLGVDGDVLKGCGAENCTEDDIIELTNGCICCTVADDFVPTMQKLLDRDVKPDHIVIETSGLALPQPLVAAFNWPDIRTRVTVDGVVTVVDSAAVAAGRFADDHDAVAAQRAEDDNLDHESPIEELFEDQLTCADLIVLNKTDLLDAKGIAAVRAEVTGRTSRKPSMIEAKNGEVPSLVLLGIGASTEDDIENRKSHHELEHEALHASGEDHDHHHDHDEFESFVLKLGAIKDPAEFIDRLKPVIEKHDILRLKGFIDVPGKPMRLVIQAVGTRIDTYFDRPWTSAEKRETRLVVIGLHEWDFGTVVEDVQAAAG, translated from the coding sequence ATGTTGCAGCAAAAAATCCCCGCCACCGTCATCACCGGCTTTCTCGGGGCGGGCAAGACCACCATCATCCGCAACATGCTGACCAATGCCGGCGGCAAGAAGATCGCGCTGATCATCAACGAATTCGGTGATCTCGGCGTTGATGGCGACGTGCTTAAGGGATGCGGCGCGGAGAACTGCACCGAGGACGACATCATCGAGCTGACCAATGGCTGCATCTGCTGCACGGTCGCCGACGATTTCGTGCCGACCATGCAGAAGTTGCTCGACCGCGACGTGAAGCCTGACCATATCGTCATCGAAACCTCGGGACTGGCATTGCCGCAGCCGCTGGTCGCGGCCTTCAATTGGCCTGATATCCGCACCCGCGTCACTGTTGATGGCGTCGTCACCGTGGTCGATAGTGCTGCCGTCGCTGCTGGCCGTTTTGCCGACGACCATGACGCGGTCGCTGCCCAGCGCGCCGAAGACGACAATCTCGACCATGAGAGCCCGATCGAAGAGCTGTTCGAAGATCAGCTGACCTGCGCCGACCTGATCGTCTTGAACAAGACCGACCTGCTCGATGCAAAAGGCATCGCCGCCGTGCGCGCCGAAGTGACCGGCCGCACCAGTCGCAAGCCCTCGATGATCGAGGCGAAAAACGGCGAAGTGCCGTCGCTCGTCCTGCTCGGCATTGGTGCCAGCACCGAGGACGACATCGAGAACCGCAAGTCGCACCACGAGCTGGAGCATGAGGCGCTGCATGCCTCCGGCGAAGACCACGACCACCATCACGACCACGACGAGTTCGAGAGCTTCGTTTTGAAGCTCGGCGCGATCAAGGACCCGGCGGAGTTCATCGACCGACTGAAGCCGGTCATCGAAAAGCACGACATCCTGCGCCTCAAGGGCTTCATCGACGTGCCCGGCAAGCCGATGCGCCTTGTCATCCAGGCCGTCGGCACCCGCATCGACACCTATTTCGACCGTCCCTGGACGAGCGCCGAGAAGCGCGAGACCCGGCTTGTGGTGATCGGCCTGCATGAATGGGATTTCGGCACTGTCGTCGAAGACGTTCAGGCGGCGGCTGGCTGA
- a CDS encoding HAD-IA family hydrolase has product MKLVLFDCDGTLVDSAGLIHEVMRHTFRDFKKPEPAFATTKSIIGLTLDIAIARMDGKPHADDEAVAMAAHYKAIFAEVRRTSGFGETMFDGIRGVLDALIAREDVWLGAVTGKSRRGLEMILEGHGLKPHFLFCRTADDCPSKPHPAMVSECCDEAGIVPQETIVIGDAVYDMQMAKAAGATAIGVAWGYAAIDDLWKAGADAVVERPADLLAYIH; this is encoded by the coding sequence ATGAAGCTTGTACTGTTCGATTGCGACGGCACGCTGGTCGACAGCGCGGGGCTGATCCACGAGGTCATGCGCCATACTTTCCGCGACTTCAAGAAGCCCGAACCGGCCTTTGCCACGACCAAGTCGATTATCGGCCTGACCCTCGACATCGCGATTGCCCGCATGGACGGCAAGCCTCATGCCGATGACGAGGCGGTTGCCATGGCCGCACACTACAAGGCGATCTTCGCAGAGGTGCGTCGCACCTCCGGTTTCGGCGAAACCATGTTTGACGGCATCCGAGGGGTCCTCGACGCCCTGATCGCCCGCGAAGATGTCTGGCTGGGCGCCGTCACCGGCAAATCACGCCGGGGTCTGGAGATGATCCTTGAAGGCCATGGACTAAAACCCCATTTCCTCTTCTGCCGCACGGCGGACGACTGCCCTTCCAAACCGCATCCGGCGATGGTCAGCGAATGCTGCGACGAAGCTGGCATCGTGCCGCAGGAAACCATCGTCATTGGCGACGCCGTCTATGACATGCAGATGGCGAAAGCGGCAGGTGCCACCGCCATCGGTGTCGCCTGGGGTTATGCGGCCATCGACGATCTCTGGAAGGCAGGGGCCGATGCCGTGGTTGAGCGGCCAGCCGACCTTCTCGCCTACATTCACTAG
- the gcvT gene encoding glycine cleavage system aminomethyltransferase GcvT, whose product MDEQTQLKRTPLYDFHVSLGAKMVPFAGYDMPVQYPAGVLKEHLHTRAAAGLFDVSHMGQVELVAASGTYEDAAKALETLVPVDILGLKDGRQRYGFLTDDHGGILDDLMISRLGERLLVVVNAGCKDADIAHMLAKLPAGVQVLVHDDRALLALQGPKAEAVLATLNPDVTAMKFMDVRELALGDIPALVSRTGYSGEDGFEISVPASRATELAKALLDQPECQPIGLGARDSLRLEAGLCLYGNDIDTTTSPVEASIEWGIQKVRRLGGAREGGFPGAQRILGELENGVSRRRVGLKPEGKAPVRPPAKLFSDAEGKTEIGHVSSGGFGPSVESPVAMGYVPTAMAEPGTQVFAEVRGKFLVLTVTALPFITPTYKR is encoded by the coding sequence TTGGACGAACAGACCCAACTGAAACGCACCCCCCTTTACGATTTCCACGTGTCGCTCGGTGCCAAAATGGTGCCCTTTGCCGGTTACGACATGCCGGTTCAGTATCCGGCCGGCGTGTTGAAGGAACACCTTCACACCCGCGCCGCCGCCGGTCTCTTCGACGTCTCCCACATGGGGCAGGTCGAACTCGTCGCCGCCTCCGGCACTTACGAGGACGCGGCGAAAGCGTTGGAAACACTCGTTCCCGTCGATATCCTTGGTCTCAAGGATGGTCGCCAGCGCTATGGCTTCCTTACCGACGACCACGGCGGCATTCTCGATGACCTGATGATCTCCCGCCTCGGCGAACGCCTGCTTGTCGTGGTCAATGCCGGCTGCAAGGATGCCGACATCGCCCATATGCTGGCAAAGCTCCCGGCCGGCGTTCAGGTTCTCGTGCATGACGACCGCGCGCTGCTCGCCCTGCAGGGGCCGAAGGCGGAAGCCGTTCTGGCGACCCTCAACCCCGATGTCACCGCCATGAAGTTCATGGATGTTCGCGAGCTTGCCCTGGGCGACATCCCTGCCCTCGTCTCGCGCACCGGCTATTCCGGCGAAGACGGTTTCGAAATCTCGGTGCCCGCCTCTCGTGCGACGGAACTCGCCAAGGCGCTGCTCGATCAGCCGGAGTGTCAGCCCATTGGTCTCGGCGCCCGTGATTCGCTGCGTCTTGAAGCCGGCCTCTGCCTCTATGGCAACGACATCGACACGACGACGTCGCCGGTCGAAGCCTCGATCGAATGGGGCATCCAGAAGGTCCGCCGCTTAGGCGGCGCCCGCGAAGGCGGCTTTCCGGGTGCTCAGCGCATCCTTGGTGAACTGGAGAATGGTGTTTCCCGCCGCCGCGTCGGCCTGAAGCCGGAGGGCAAGGCCCCGGTGCGCCCGCCGGCCAAGCTGTTTTCCGATGCCGAGGGCAAGACCGAGATCGGTCACGTTTCCTCCGGCGGCTTCGGGCCGAGCGTCGAGAGCCCTGTTGCCATGGGTTACGTGCCGACCGCCATGGCCGAACCTGGCACCCAGGTTTTTGCGGAAGTGCGCGGCAAGTTCTTGGTCCTGACCGTCACCGCCCTTCCCTTCATTACTCCCACTTACAAACGCTAA
- a CDS encoding RluA family pseudouridine synthase, giving the protein MAGIEHITVEADEAGMRLDRWFKIHYPGLGFGALQKLLRSGQVRVDGGRVKTDARVQPGQVVRIPPMEVDAKKTGPMSSHDLKHGDDHELLSRMLLHEDEKVFVLNKPAGLAVQGGSGLNRHIDQMLEAWTSKKGEKPRLVHRLDRDTSGVLVVARTRGAAQKLTAAFRERDTKKIYWSLVKGVPRKHEDKISTWLTKDQTDEGDRMRVCKHGEEGADHAVTYYRVIDTAAQNLAWLEMEPYTGRTHQLRVHALHIGHPIIGDPKYFIDDHNWDFPGGIQKRLHLHARYIDLPHPSGGRLKVTAPLSPHMVQSWNLLGFDQRDGDRDTE; this is encoded by the coding sequence ATGGCTGGCATCGAACATATCACCGTGGAGGCAGACGAGGCCGGCATGCGCCTCGACCGCTGGTTCAAGATCCATTATCCCGGTCTCGGCTTCGGCGCCCTGCAGAAACTGTTGCGCTCCGGCCAGGTCCGTGTCGATGGTGGCCGCGTCAAGACTGATGCCCGCGTCCAGCCCGGTCAGGTTGTGCGGATTCCCCCGATGGAAGTCGATGCCAAAAAGACAGGACCGATGTCGAGCCACGACCTGAAGCATGGCGACGACCATGAACTTCTGTCGCGCATGCTGCTGCACGAGGACGAGAAGGTCTTCGTTCTCAACAAGCCGGCAGGGCTCGCCGTGCAGGGCGGCTCGGGTCTCAATCGCCATATCGATCAGATGCTCGAAGCCTGGACCAGCAAGAAGGGCGAGAAACCGCGTCTCGTGCATCGCCTCGACCGCGACACCTCCGGCGTGCTCGTCGTCGCCCGCACGCGCGGCGCCGCCCAGAAGCTGACGGCCGCCTTCCGAGAGCGCGATACCAAGAAGATCTACTGGTCCCTGGTAAAGGGCGTTCCGCGCAAGCACGAGGACAAGATATCGACCTGGCTCACCAAGGACCAGACCGACGAAGGCGACCGCATGCGTGTCTGCAAGCATGGCGAAGAGGGCGCTGATCACGCCGTGACCTACTACCGTGTGATCGATACGGCGGCCCAGAACCTCGCCTGGCTGGAGATGGAGCCCTATACGGGCCGTACCCACCAGCTGCGCGTGCACGCGCTCCATATCGGTCATCCGATCATCGGCGACCCCAAATACTTCATCGACGACCACAACTGGGATTTTCCCGGCGGCATCCAGAAGCGCCTGCACCTGCATGCGCGCTATATAGACCTGCCGCATCCCAGTGGCGGCCGGCTGAAGGTGACCGCTCCTCTGTCGCCGCACATGGTGCAGAGCTGGAACCTACTGGGCTTCGACCAGCGCGATGGTGACAGGGACACCGAATGA